GGGTtctagaaaatgaataaacaatttaGGAAAAACACTGCAGGGGTTTTCCTCAGAGTAGTAATGAGCTATTCTTGAATGCAGGTGAGCCAACTCACTAATAtttaatctttaaagaaaaatatgttgaaCATCAATCACTGCTGAACTTGATAGTTTAGAAGCATTCTGACCAATCACATTGAGAAAAACCATAGAAAAACATACCCAAATAACACTGCAGAAGAATGAGTAAATTCAATTAACTGCACAATATTCTAAGATTAATATGGTAACAAAGTTCTTAAGTAGTTCCAAACAAAAGTTGTGGCAGAAAGCAAGCTTTTGGGTCACAGTAGACTGAATTCCACACTGTTCTGTTCACtcgttcatttttattttactattgcactgttaaaaagaaaattatttattttggtttggtgttttaaaatctttaaaacaaagaaagcaaggtAGGGTGAGAACTAAATATGATGAGTATAGTCTTTAAGATATAATGAGTActtaattaatctttaaaattttatttatttaattttaaaatttaaattaaaatacaattatattacttcctccttttctttcctccctccagccccttccaTGTGCCCTTCCTCCAACCCCTCTTcactctcaaattgatagccttcttttaaaattattacatatatgttatatatgtctgcatgtgtatgtatattgcCATTACATAGatatgaaaaaatgaataaatacaatctATTGAGTCTATTTTTGTTTGCGTGTATATGGCTTCAGGGGTGATTACTTTGTATTGGATGAACAAATGGGGGGCTCGATcttgggagaggctaattctcctcTCAGTAATCATTAGTAGTCTATATCATCATTTTTGCATTATTGctaatacttaaattttttctttttcctttttgtttgattgtttattttgttttttgcttgagacagggtttctctgtttaacagctcttgctgtcttggatcttgctctatagaccaggctggcctcgaactccgagatctgcctgcctctgcttcctgagtgctgggattaaaggcgtgctccaccacagcCTGGTTAAAATTTTTAGCtcagtaaaaattttaaagggtGAAGAGCTTCATAACAATAAGGCTACAGTGGGTACTcagatattctttaaaataataattttttttaagacttatgtAAAGTAAcaaaaaagcacatttaaaaataatagtttgaCTTAAATAAATGTGATATATAGTCAAGAGAAAATAACATGATTTGGAAAAGCAAATCATTAGAATAATAAGTGTTagttaataatgatgatgattgatggtgaaaataataatagtaaggtCCTTTCTAAGGTCCTTAAGCTTAAAAGAGTTTTTAAATGTCTCCAATTGGCTGCTTTCCGGTGACTTACAGAAAGCGTGCGTCATAAACTTACCCCAGCAAGAGACACTAAATGCAGGACCGCGTTAGGTGGCATTTAGAAACGGAGGGCGCTCTGTTGATTCCCTTTTGCTCTTTTCCAAAGGATACTCTGGACCCCTGAAGGAAATCCCTCCTGAAAGGTTCAACACGACGGCTGTCCCTAAGTACTACCAGTCACCCTGGGAGCAGGCCATTGGCGGCGACCCTGAGCTCCTGGAGGCTCTGTACCCGAAACTCTTCAAGCCCGAAGGAAAGGCTGAACTGCCAGATTACAGGAGCTTCAACAGGTAACTCGGTTATCCAGCGTGACTCGGTGGATTTGTGACATTCTCACTGTTGGACAGGGAGTAGAATCCTCTGTAGGAAACCAAGTTCGATCTTAAAATAATCTACGCACAAACACAGGTGTCTAAATCAAAGTGGACACTCCTTTATTTGCACTATTACTAATACTCGGAAAGTTTTATCTAGCTAATTCACTGGGGTCTGTATGAAGAacttcataaaaataatgaaaaatttaaatgttatcatttacttattacttattatttctttaaatttcccCATCTTGTTTGTGTGGTGGGAGGTCAGCACGCATGCCACAGTGCACGTGCAAAGGTCAGAGGAGAATCTGCAGGGGTCTGTTTGTGTCCTACCAAGTAAGACCCAgcgattgaactcaggtcatcaggactacaggtgcctttacctgttgaACTGCCTTGCAggtgaaatattttttaagtgatTGAAAAGCTATGAAGATAGTCAAATATCTTGAAGACCAAAatctcagagaaaagcaaaaggaaatttTAGAATCTAAACCCAATATTTGACACCACTTTTTTGGGGGAGGAGGCATTCACCGGTAAAACATACAAGGCTGAGGGCATGAGCCGAACTGAGCAGTTTGGAGAGTTGGACAAGCAGGAACGAATTAGGCTCCTTCACGGAGAAGCCCTGCTGTCTACTCCAGACTCTCTGAAAGACATCGTTAGCACACTCCTTTGGAGTAAAGGCAAGCAGTAGACCAGCTTCAACACACTCAACGTGGCTTCAATCAGCGGTGTCAAGCTGGGCAAACACCACCTCCTTTCAGTCACACAGCGGCAGTGACAAAAGCTGGTCCTTTTGGAAGACACAATGTTAGGCTCAAATCATCGTTATGATTGTTAAGTTTCTGTCAACTTTTTATTATGGTAAAACACATAGTAAAAGTTGAACAACTTCAACCACTTCTTAAAAGATGTGTGTCTTTTATTTACGTGGATGAGTGTTCTGCCTGGATCTATGTGCACCGCGCGTGCtcatggtgcccacagaggtcaggaaaaagcatgagatcccctggaactggagctacggATGGTAGCGTGCCGCCATTTAAGTGCTGGGAGCCTAGATACCTGCAAGAGCGGGgcatgcccttaactgctgagccatctttcctacCCCTTGCTCCTCTGAATacatctttttgttcttttattcctttCATATGCATTCAAACTCCATGCTACATTAACAGAcaagaaataaactgaaagacaGGAAACTCCTGGCTGTGCTTCAAATTGCTATATGATCTTAGGTGCAATATTTAGcttaattttctcatctgtagaaCATATTTTATGATCAAAGTGCCTTTAAATATAGCACAGTTTTTTGCTATTCagtagaataatttatttttcaagtttctGGGCAAACATTTTAACTTTCAGAAAAATAACAATTATTGTGAGTATATTATGCATCTAGTGTTGTTTAATTTTACAAATGGACTACCATCAGGATAAACAAGAAAGCATCAATCTGTGAATATGAAAGAAACAGGCTTATTACTCACTACAGAGATGATGTGATATGAAAACCATCTTAACTCAGACCTATTTCTGAAAAGTTAGTATTATGGAAATTATAGAGATACAATTTCATCTTAAAAGAAGACTTGAAGTCTTTCCACTGGACATTTTTGCTCCACTAACTTGGAATGAAGCTTCAGAGTATTTCCGTGGACCCACAGCGCCTTGCAGGCAGTCTGCCACTCTGGATGCTTCTGTGCTCTCTTTCATGCCCGTGGAGAGGGTAACGGAGCCCAAATCAACAGGATGTCCTCTCTGCGgttgcaaaggaaagaaaagaaaaacagttttccAAACAGCAACCCCCGCTGGACCAGTGGTGAGAGCTCAGAAGTGGACGATGGAAGGGCTGGAAAACCACTCTCGGTTTCTTGGGAAAAATAaactaccattggttaaaaagagagaagacagggcaCTAGAGCGGAACCTCAGCAGTGGGCTGGGCGCTGGGGAGAGCTCCCTCTGAGATTTAatccagaaaataattttaaaatgagcaaatGTCATTTCTGGAATAGCTATAAAATCACTTGACCTAATTCTGCGTACTTCAGAAATGCTAGACTCCAGCCTCTTCATCTAATGCATGTAGCCATGCTTGATCCAGGGGCTCTATTATTCCtacctagtctctctctctctctgtctctctctcttccccttccctctccctctttctcttccttccccctccccatttcctctcttcGTGTTCTTACTGAGCCCAAgtccttgcacatgctaggtgtGGACGCTACTACTGACTGAGCTCTATCTCCAgtctaaaataattaataaattggGAAGGAGAGTTCTGTGTTATCTTACCAAGTCTTCCAGTGAGTGAATTTAAATGGTGCTTTTCTTCCTCGTAATAAGtaacatggtttatttttcttcgTGGTACTTCTCATTGCCTTCTGTACGGTCAATCCATTCTCATTCAATGAATCTCCCTCTTTAATGCAGACACCAGTGAAATATACCACTTTGTCCTATTTTTGCCATGACTTTAGAATTTATAATGGCACCTGAGACCGGTAGGCATTCATTAACCGACTATGTTAATAATGAATTGATCTTGTATAATGTTTGGGAAGCCCTAAACGTTAAGCAATTTATCTTAGAACATTGGTTGTCAACCTGTGGTTCACGACCCCTCTGTGAGTCAAATGACccactccctctttctcccctagACAAGCAGATTCATCCACAACCCCCTTCAATGGGGTGACTCATTTTGGCTTAGAgcctcttcttgcctctttcaAGAAAGTTACACTCTATCAATCATTGGCTCCAATCGTGATTTCACTGCCCTCTTATTCTGCCGGAAGCTTGACTGTCCTCAATATCAGCTCTCACTTGTTTTATCTGTTGTGTCTCTGCTCCCTGTACATTCTGGGAGACTTTTCCAACGCAATTCAGTGCAGCATACCTTTACTACAGGAAGATGACTTGACTGGATTCTAAAGGGATTACAGTTTCTTTGAGAGTAACAGCGATGCCTTTGGTTTCTTCTTACAGTCTTCTAGCACACTCTGAGAAACAATggattttcataataattttcataatttctatttggtattcttttttaacttattttgttttatttttaaaacaatcttattttgtATACCAATTCcagccccctctccctcccaccctctcacTTCCCCTACCTTCTCCCCATGCTATCTGGTATTTTTAGGTGGACTAAGATAATATGTGGTAATGGAGGTATATGGTTTTACTAGAAAAAACATAGCTGAGTACTGAAAAGGTGGAACACCAATGCTGTTTCTAGAAATATACACATTTTAAGCACTTGGCCAACAGCAACCCAATGATGGAAATGTAACTCAGGTGcacaaagtcctgagtttgaCCTTGAGcacaacaaaacagacaaaaaaaacccctgaATCCAACACATAAGGAGAAACCCATGTCACATGTGTGAATAAAGATAATAGATTAAAAAATCAGGGCTCAACTTAATTAATTAGTACAGGCTCAATTTTAAGAACTTACTGTGATAGTactacaaaacaacaaatattttagagttaaaagaaaaacaaacctggTGTGCAGTGTCCAGTGAATGTTTCAAAACATGATTTTGTTTTAGAAGTTTGACAAAATTTTCAAGTCAGTATATAAAATTTCAAGTGTTTTTGaactaataattttataatattttcagaaTTTATAATAGTTTAGAAAGATAGgtcttcttcttttccctgaaCTTTCTGAAATTTTATCTGCCGTTGACTCTTCTCTGTCGTGGACATGTTGTTACATTCTAACGGCTAAGCTCTCCTCCTCAGAAGGtagtttaaatgttatttttttccccagagaaatATTTGCGATGATTCAGTCTACAGAAACTAAACACTCACTTATTCACAGAATCAGCCTATGCTGCATAGTTCATCACTGTGAAATAGTTTCTTGTGTTGGTTTGATTTGCTATGCCCCCTTCACTGCTTGAGATCTGGAACTGTATTATCCACATTGGTCTTTTAGAACCATGCCAGCCAATGAATGCGCAAATGATGCCTGGCATAAAACAAGTGAGAAATGTATCTGAGCTCCTGTATGCAATGGCAGAGGTTAGATTTTTATTCAGAGAAAAATGgggaaattttgaaattttttgtttgcttatttggagattttgttttaattacgACATATCTCCctgccctttcttccctctaaacCCTTCCATatgcccctccctgctctccttcaaattcatggcctctttttcacaaattttgaaatttctaagatgaagacagaaacataTACACAAGATAATTTCTCACCTTTAAAGAATTCACAGATGCCCCTAAGCAGATGATAATCTTAAAAACATGCATGAACAGTACAGTCTAACATGCCCCCAAGTACCACACGGTTAATAGAAACAACCTCTAGCCCAGGAATCTAATGAAGGGAGTGTCGGCAGGGGTAGTCAGAGGGAAGATAGACCTGAAATGCTACAGACAGCAAAAGCTTTTGGTTGTAATGATTCAGGGAGCAGATTTGTTCATatgcccctccctgctctccttcaaattcatggcctctttttcacaaaaaaaaagagttcatacAAAGGGTCTTTGCAGTAATTTGTCCTTTATCTGTTTTCCTATCAACGAATGAATGAAATCGCTTGATTCCAGAGCCTCAAACTGAAAAATATCAGTTGGCGTccataaaacaatgaaattgtttgcatttttatgatgaataaaaattgaatattaatcattatttgcttttcttttgattcCCACAGAGTTGCCACTCCGTTTGGAGGTTTTGAAAAAGCATCAAAAATGGTTAAATTCAAAGTTCCAGACTTTGAATTTCTACTGCTAACAGATCCCAGGTTCATGGCCTTTGCCAATCCTCTTTCAGGCAGACGGTCCTTTAACAGGACTCCGAAGGGATGGATATCTGAGAATATTCCTGTAGTGATAACAACTGAACCTACAGAAGACGCCGCTGTGCCAGAATCAGACGACCTGTGACAGGGAAGCCGGACACGCCTCAGAAAGCTCTGCCTATAGAAGCTGCTGCTATCCTACTTGCTGGCAAAGCCATTTAAGTTATTCATTACTAAAAGCATTTAATGGCAATTAAGTGGATTCCATTTCATGGCATTTAATTTGAATTGAACAattaaattcttatttaaaaaacttttaagtcacttgtgttttttcataactttattttcctattcagttttgttttccataaTCTAGTCTTTTCATTGTGAAGGCTCAGGTGGAAAAGTAACTAAcagaagttttctttgtttcaatgaGTTATTCCAGAAGACTTACACTGGATTTAGAGTGTACAGTAGGGTATGTGGGGCCATTCGGAATTTTATCCGAGGGGCGAGAGTTGTGTGAGATGCTCTACAGATGTTATTGCTGAAGATGAGGGTCAGGTACTTCCTACTTGGTACCATGTAGCATAGCGCATTTGGATACGTGCTCTCTTTAGCTGGGAGTAGAACTCTAAATGCCTATGTGTTTTTTACTTGTTTGAAATTGTTAACGTTCTTGAGTTAGAATGGGTTATTGAATTTGTCTACTATTGTTAAAAAGACTAGGAGGTGATGGTCCAGGGAACAGAACCTAATACCATTGCAGCTTTAAAGACTGACGTGTTCTTAGGGAGAGTCCAAGTTCCCAAATCTCAATGCTTGACTTTCTTTGGaccgccagctcccaaataatggcatgaagacttcttattaattatgaatgtttggccttagcttaggcttgttcccaactaactcttataacttaaattaacccatttatattaatctatgttctgccacatggctcgttACCTCAGCTCAGTACTGTGCATCCCACCTCCTTGGTGTCTGGCTGGTGAATTCTACCTCTCTTCTCAGAGTTCCCATCTCTCCTCAGAAGTCCCGCGTATCTtcccctgcctagctactggccattcagctctttattaaacaatgagaCGGTGCCTTGGCagagatacatcttcacagtgtacaagaaaaaaaacccacaatacaACACAACGTATTGATTAGGTGTATATTTACACATAAATTTTAGAAGAGTAGCAACATACATTAACTATATGAGCAATTGTATAAAATTTGAATTAGCAACTTTCTTTTAAATTGGTCAACTAGTCAAATTCTAGTCAAATTCAAATCAGCGAAttgcatacaataaaataaaataaagagtacaAAAGGTTCTCAAAGCAATGTAGCCCACATCCACCACAAGATATCTGAATACAGTAGTTAAAAACtgataaagttaaaaatatatcttaaatatgAATGAGAGAGTGTGCAATCTAGAACTTGTTGACAGCAAGTTCTTCCCATTTTAACTTGTTTAAGATGTCTATGAGTGATGTGGATATAGAACACTTATTCACATGCATGAGTTGCTGAGTTTAAGCAAGtactgaaaaataataatttacacAGAATAATAATAGTCACTGATTTGGGGAACATTGATGGGTATTGGTGCTCACATCTGTAGTTCGAGGCTGAGGAAGCATAGTAAAACAccttacaaaaaaagaaaacagaaaagaaaaacagaaaaaagaagagaaaaaaaagctctgtagctttgcagcagCAAACGAAGAACAGCTCGCTAGTAGAAAACTCTGCCGTGCTAAATTTAGACAGGAAAGTAAAGAGATAACAATGAAAACATCAAGCAGCAAAATTGTTGCATATATCCACAAACGCCCCCATGTGCAGATAGTGTAGGAATTGGTGACTTCACCATCTTCTGCAcctacagagaaaaagaataaattgtctcaccatgtagatcaggctagcctcaaactcaagagacctacatgcctctgtctctcatGTTCTTcagttaaaggtgtgcatcaccatacccagggagaaaaaaattccaatgttaataaaaatacacTCTCTAGAAATAATGTCAAAAtgttgtgtttatatatacagtGACTACTGTAgagaatataaataatttaaagtatatattaagtaatatttatttataacttttGGTATTTACTCATTTGAAA
The nucleotide sequence above comes from Microtus pennsylvanicus isolate mMicPen1 chromosome 7, mMicPen1.hap1, whole genome shotgun sequence. Encoded proteins:
- the Myoz2 gene encoding myozenin-2 isoform X1 encodes the protein MLSHSAMVKQRKQQASAITKEIHGNDVDGMNLGKKVSIPRDIMIEELSHFGNRGARLFKMRQRRSDKYTFENFQYESKAQINHNIAMQNGKIDGSNLEGGPQQAPSTPPNTPDPRSPPNPENIAPGYSGPLKEIPPERFNTTAVPKYYQSPWEQAIGGDPELLEALYPKLFKPEGKAELPDYRSFNRVATPFGGFEKASKMVKFKVPDFEFLLLTDPRFMAFANPLSGRRSFNRTPKGWISENIPVVITTEPTEDAAVPESDDL